TAATCATAATAAAATCACCAAAGATAAAGTTTGCAGATCTTGGATATATAAGAAATTCTGACAAAGCTATAGAATTGGAGCTTTTTATAGCCGGAAACAGTATTAAAAAGATCTCTATTAACCATCTAGTGTGCGTTGATGAAGGATGCATGACAAAGAGTGGTTTTAATGCAGATTATTTAAACCATTCATATCCAAGTGATTTGATGCAAAATATACTTTTATCAAAACCTATATATGATTCGATAAATTTAACTAAAACAGATAACGGTTTTTTTCAAAAGATCCAAAATGAAGATGTAGACATAAAGTATAAAGTAGATGCTAAAACTACTTTTTTTAAAGATATGAAAAATAACATAATATTTAAATTTAAAGAGGCGGAGTAAACAATGTCAAATAAATTTGTTGGTGCACATACAAGTGCAAGCGGTGGAGTTCAAAACGCAGTAAATCATGCTATGGATATTGGTGCAAAGGCATTTGCACTTTTTACGAAAAACCAAAAACGTTGGGATGCAAAACCTTTTGATGCAAAAACTCTTGATCTATGGTTTGAGAGTCTTGAAAAATCTGGAATTTTGCCAAAACATATACTTCCACACGATAGTTATCTTATCAATCTTGGACATCCTGAAGAGGATAAGCTTGAAAAAAGTAGAAACGCTTTTATAGATGAGTTAGAGCGTTGTGAAGTTTTAGGACTTGATCGTCTTAACTTTCATCCTGGAAGTCATCTTGTAAAGTTATCTGCTAAAGAGAAAAAAGATGAGGTCTTTTTACGTGATGTTGAAGAGAGATGTTTAGACGTTATAGCCGAATCTATAAATATAGCCCTAGATCGTACAAACAATGTAAAAGCAGTTATAGAAAATACGGCGGGTCAAGGTACAAACTTAGGTTATACGTTTGAGCATCTTGCTTACATTATAGATAAGGTTGAAGATAAAAGTCGTGTCGGTGTTTGTATAGACACTTGCCATATGTTTGTATCAGGATATGATATCCGTACTCGCGAAGCTTATGATAAAACATGGGGTGAGTTTGACAGAGTTGTAGGTCGTGACAAACTTATGGGTATGCACATAAATGATTCTAAGCCGCCACTTGGAAGTA
This region of Sulfurimonas sp. genomic DNA includes:
- the nfo gene encoding deoxyribonuclease IV, with product MSNKFVGAHTSASGGVQNAVNHAMDIGAKAFALFTKNQKRWDAKPFDAKTLDLWFESLEKSGILPKHILPHDSYLINLGHPEEDKLEKSRNAFIDELERCEVLGLDRLNFHPGSHLVKLSAKEKKDEVFLRDVEERCLDVIAESINIALDRTNNVKAVIENTAGQGTNLGYTFEHLAYIIDKVEDKSRVGVCIDTCHMFVSGYDIRTREAYDKTWGEFDRVVGRDKLMGMHINDSKPPLGSKKDRHHSIGEGEIGLDAFKFIMNDERMDDIPLVLETINSDIWKQEIELLYSFVE